A region from the Syntrophorhabdaceae bacterium genome encodes:
- a CDS encoding sugar phosphate isomerase/epimerase, which yields MLFGISAYFLTNNSLSGVIDSILTAGIRVVELSYEPPHLFSLDGEMIGKVRRLAGEGVGFSMHGPFLEINPGSYLDEIRNVSRERLLAAVRLSAEIGADPVVVHPGYSFFRKLKEFDSGLQARFIEDLATVAEEARSCGVRIALENVFMSYFYFQELGEFGAINAAVPGIGVTLDIGHAYISKCAAKHPDPEGGIIDDVRRMGIENLFHVHLHNNDGSRDDHGFVKGSIDMGRVLRGLKGLGYRDKVVIETLDIERFGFAPVMEKLREIAL from the coding sequence ATGCTCTTCGGGATCTCCGCATACTTTCTCACCAACAATAGTCTCAGCGGTGTGATCGATAGTATCCTCACAGCGGGGATCAGGGTCGTCGAGCTTTCCTATGAGCCTCCCCACCTCTTTTCGCTGGATGGTGAGATGATAGGAAAGGTGCGGCGGCTTGCAGGGGAGGGCGTCGGTTTTTCCATGCACGGCCCCTTTCTGGAGATCAACCCGGGGAGCTACCTCGATGAGATACGCAACGTCTCACGGGAGCGGCTGCTGGCCGCCGTGCGGCTCTCGGCCGAAATAGGCGCTGATCCCGTTGTCGTCCATCCGGGATACTCCTTTTTTCGGAAGCTGAAGGAATTCGACAGCGGGCTTCAGGCCCGGTTCATCGAGGATCTGGCAACCGTTGCGGAAGAGGCACGGTCCTGCGGCGTAAGGATCGCACTGGAGAACGTCTTCATGTCTTACTTCTATTTCCAGGAACTGGGCGAGTTCGGCGCGATCAATGCCGCAGTGCCCGGAATAGGGGTCACCCTCGACATCGGCCACGCCTACATTTCAAAATGCGCGGCAAAGCATCCCGATCCTGAAGGCGGGATCATCGATGATGTCCGCCGCATGGGCATAGAGAACCTCTTCCACGTCCATCTGCACAACAACGACGGCAGCCGCGACGACCACGGCTTTGTGAAGGGTTCAATAGACATGGGAAGGGTCCTGCGGGGTCTGAAGGGACTCGGTTACAGAGATAAAGTGGTCATCGAAACGCTGGACATAGAGCGTTTTGGTTTTGCCCCGGTTATGGAAAAACTGAGAGAAATAGCACTCTGA
- a CDS encoding AMP-binding protein: protein MKNGHWMTAKDVLRIQAFKYPDKIGAKDLYKQFTFKQWNERTCRLANALADLGLKKGDRFAVLAYNCVEWMDFYGAAAKGGFLCVPLMFRLAGPEMEYIVNHCEAKAFIVQSGKDPADGKEFPWIDLINGMKKNLKTVEHYINFAVDSPSYDGYINYEQMLAKASLEEPAVEVTPDDTWVIMYTGGTTGLPKGVMKSHANLFSQYFIMIYDHEFNFDDTILLVMPCCHVNSLFYSFVVTWVGGTVMCYNMVSFNPESLIKTFSDHGVTFTSLVPTHYIMMLALPDEVKAKYNLNAIKKLLCSSAPARRDTKQGILAMFPNSRLYEAYGSTEAGCVTVLKPEEQMKKLGSIGREAIGTDIIQIYDEDGSLITEPNKIGELYSRSPMIFESYWKDPERTKNAMKGQYFSAGDMGYRDEEGYYYLVDRKANMIISGGENIFPSEVENCVGGHADVKDVAVIGVPHEKWGEQVTAVVVLHEGKKMEPKEITEWCKGKIAGFKVPKNIYIIPDEEMPRSGAGKILHRILRERYGKWGDQQ from the coding sequence ATGAAGAACGGCCACTGGATGACAGCGAAGGATGTTCTAAGGATTCAAGCATTTAAGTACCCGGACAAGATCGGCGCTAAAGATCTTTACAAGCAGTTTACCTTCAAGCAGTGGAATGAGAGGACCTGCCGGCTCGCGAATGCCCTTGCCGATCTCGGCCTCAAGAAAGGCGACCGTTTTGCGGTTCTCGCCTACAACTGCGTTGAGTGGATGGATTTCTACGGCGCAGCCGCGAAGGGCGGATTTCTGTGCGTACCGCTTATGTTCAGGCTCGCGGGACCGGAAATGGAATATATCGTCAATCACTGCGAAGCGAAGGCCTTTATTGTCCAGAGCGGCAAAGACCCCGCAGACGGCAAGGAATTTCCGTGGATCGACCTGATCAACGGTATGAAGAAGAACCTGAAGACCGTTGAACACTACATCAACTTTGCCGTCGACAGCCCCAGCTATGACGGCTATATCAACTACGAGCAGATGCTCGCGAAGGCAAGCCTTGAAGAACCCGCAGTCGAAGTGACCCCCGACGATACCTGGGTCATTATGTACACCGGCGGAACGACAGGCTTGCCCAAGGGCGTCATGAAGAGCCATGCAAACCTCTTCTCCCAGTATTTCATCATGATCTACGACCATGAGTTCAATTTCGACGACACCATTCTGTTGGTCATGCCTTGCTGCCACGTCAACTCCCTGTTCTACTCATTTGTCGTGACATGGGTCGGCGGCACGGTCATGTGCTACAACATGGTCTCCTTCAACCCCGAAAGTCTCATCAAAACCTTCTCTGATCACGGGGTTACCTTCACATCCCTTGTTCCGACACACTACATCATGATGCTGGCACTCCCGGACGAAGTGAAGGCCAAATACAACCTGAACGCCATCAAGAAGCTTCTCTGCTCTTCCGCTCCCGCACGGCGCGACACGAAACAGGGTATCCTTGCCATGTTCCCCAATTCAAGGCTCTATGAGGCATACGGATCAACCGAGGCAGGATGCGTAACGGTCCTGAAACCGGAAGAACAGATGAAAAAGCTTGGTTCCATCGGCCGCGAGGCGATCGGAACGGACATAATCCAGATCTACGACGAAGACGGCAGTCTCATAACCGAGCCCAACAAGATCGGCGAACTCTATTCCCGCAGCCCGATGATCTTCGAGAGCTACTGGAAAGACCCGGAAAGAACGAAGAACGCAATGAAGGGCCAGTACTTCAGCGCTGGTGACATGGGTTACCGCGATGAGGAAGGCTACTACTATCTGGTCGATAGAAAGGCGAACATGATCATCTCCGGCGGCGAGAATATCTTCCCGTCAGAAGTCGAGAACTGCGTGGGCGGACACGCGGATGTTAAGGATGTTGCCGTCATCGGCGTGCCTCATGAAAAATGGGGCGAACAGGTAACGGCAGTCGTCGTCCTCCACGAAGGCAAGAAGATGGAGCCCAAGGAAATTACCGAATGGTGCAAGGGCAAGATTGCCGGTTTCAAGGTTCCCAAGAACATATACATCATCCCCGATGAAGAGATGCCGAGATCGGGCGCCGGCAAGATCCTCCACAGGATTCTCCGCGAGCGTTACGGCAAGTGGGGAGACCAGCAGTAG
- a CDS encoding ATP-dependent helicase: MKKYTIHRDVSPVKTVIDYSRELNEEQQGVVLSADGPILVIAGAGSGKTRVVTYRVAHLLERGIPPGGILLLTFTNKAAREMLHRVEHLVKMDTRYIWGGTFHHIGNLVLRQHAERVGYRRSFSILDNEDAKDVVELAVKESGIDTKSRMFPRGGVVKELFSYAANTMQTVDRAIRERNPFFYDLADEMMAIHKIYTDKKRETNAMDFDDLLLFWHRILAEDEELRRLYAMTFRHILVDEYQDTNRIQSEIIDFMGLINRNVMVVGDDAQSIYSFRGANFQNILDFPKRYAEAKVHKLVTNYRSTPEILDLANNSISFNMNQFEKTLCSVKESGVVPVVAPSRDVIQQAEFVAQRILELSDEGVPLDRISVLYRAHYHSMEVQMELTRRGIPFEIRSGLRFFEQAHIKDVVSFLRVMSNPDDEISWKRMFRIFPRIGKKTADHIYAYIKEQGDPFDPLISGRIADKFKGIKKENIEAWSELFSELKNLMGDEAPGDMISAVLKHGYIEYLKFTYPNYEARLEDLGQLINFSTRYHSLETFLAELSLMSGLAGEEVVAAGESDDDRVILSTIHQAKGLEWRIVFIIWCAEGRFPNPRAVEEGAIEEERRLFYVASTRAMDELYLCYPILAFDRQAGHIIMRPSRFLAELDGARYEEWAISEY, encoded by the coding sequence ATGAAAAAATATACCATCCACCGCGATGTCTCCCCCGTCAAAACGGTCATCGACTATTCCCGTGAACTTAACGAGGAACAGCAGGGCGTGGTCCTCAGCGCTGATGGACCTATCCTGGTCATCGCCGGTGCAGGAAGCGGGAAGACCAGAGTCGTCACCTACCGGGTGGCGCATCTTCTGGAGAGGGGCATCCCGCCGGGGGGCATATTGCTTTTGACCTTTACGAACAAGGCCGCCCGGGAAATGCTCCATCGCGTCGAACATCTCGTGAAGATGGACACCCGCTATATCTGGGGCGGCACCTTCCACCACATCGGCAACCTCGTCCTGCGCCAGCACGCCGAGCGCGTTGGCTACCGCAGGAGCTTCAGCATTCTCGACAACGAGGACGCCAAGGATGTCGTGGAACTCGCCGTCAAGGAATCGGGGATCGATACGAAGAGCAGGATGTTCCCCAGGGGCGGGGTTGTGAAGGAGCTCTTCAGCTACGCCGCCAACACTATGCAGACCGTCGACCGTGCCATCCGGGAACGAAACCCCTTCTTCTATGACCTTGCCGATGAAATGATGGCGATACACAAGATCTATACCGACAAGAAGAGGGAAACGAACGCCATGGACTTCGACGACCTCCTGCTATTCTGGCACAGGATACTGGCCGAGGACGAGGAATTGCGCAGGCTCTATGCGATGACCTTTCGCCACATCCTTGTCGACGAATACCAGGACACCAACCGCATCCAGTCGGAGATCATAGATTTCATGGGGCTGATCAACCGCAACGTCATGGTCGTCGGCGACGACGCCCAGAGCATATATTCCTTCCGGGGGGCCAATTTCCAGAACATCCTCGATTTCCCGAAACGCTACGCGGAAGCGAAGGTGCACAAACTGGTAACAAACTACCGCAGCACGCCGGAGATCCTCGACCTCGCAAACAACTCCATCTCCTTCAACATGAACCAGTTCGAGAAGACGCTGTGCAGCGTCAAGGAGAGCGGTGTGGTCCCTGTCGTGGCGCCGTCGAGGGACGTTATACAACAGGCCGAATTCGTGGCCCAGCGGATACTGGAACTCTCCGACGAGGGTGTCCCTCTCGACCGCATATCGGTCCTGTACCGCGCCCACTATCATTCGATGGAAGTGCAGATGGAACTGACCCGCCGCGGCATCCCCTTCGAGATCCGAAGCGGGCTCAGGTTCTTTGAACAGGCCCATATCAAGGACGTCGTCTCATTCCTGCGCGTCATGTCGAACCCCGATGACGAGATATCGTGGAAGCGGATGTTCAGGATCTTTCCCCGCATCGGCAAAAAGACCGCCGACCATATATATGCATACATCAAGGAACAGGGCGACCCCTTTGATCCCCTTATCTCAGGCAGGATCGCCGACAAGTTCAAGGGCATCAAAAAGGAGAACATCGAGGCATGGTCGGAGCTTTTCAGTGAATTGAAGAATCTGATGGGCGACGAGGCCCCGGGGGACATGATCTCCGCCGTCCTCAAGCACGGCTACATCGAGTACCTCAAGTTCACCTATCCCAACTACGAGGCCCGCCTCGAGGACCTGGGACAGCTTATCAACTTCTCGACAAGGTATCACTCGCTGGAAACGTTTCTGGCCGAGCTTTCCCTCATGAGCGGCCTGGCCGGCGAAGAGGTCGTGGCAGCGGGCGAATCCGACGATGATCGGGTCATACTGAGCACCATACACCAGGCCAAGGGCCTTGAATGGCGGATTGTCTTCATCATCTGGTGTGCGGAAGGAAGGTTCCCCAATCCCAGGGCGGTGGAAGAAGGGGCCATCGAGGAGGAGAGACGCCTCTTTTACGTGGCATCGACGCGGGCCATGGATGAACTCTATCTGTGCTACCCCATCCTCGCCTTCGACCGCCAGGCCGGCCACATCATCATGCGCCCCTCCCGCTTCCTCGCCGAACTCGACGGGGCACGGTACGAGGAGTGGGCAATCTCGGAATACTAA
- a CDS encoding GAF domain-containing protein, giving the protein MIDRLSQLIFNIYEAFTVALYVREKDSLNCLSSVTFARSFDERKSISVEGTLPGWVMKHGAPLIIPNFDRDEEALGYYGASEGIKSFMGYPVDTKGVIIVDSKKKYVFTDKEKKILGAFASLIHQEIEQEKKALHTEEAIEELYAERRILNLLSALNTAKVSTVDVLEEILGLSGGTFCFIGTEKKGRLVIQDVAGIADGDAIKKECHRGESIASVVLEGGRELLLPHGSAYLREKPLFFPNEPLKARQFFGFPLITEDTTFGVIGFVSLNETELNERAIGALRNLSCLLSLYFTAQWMREHLDRIRDFDPVTGAVQFPVFLNAVEKMALKNERFSILCVKLGNMVLYNRKMGAEGTNDLLRRICQVIRYCAGGKAFVARKNGGRFFVLLKGGETFETRNMMKLLYHAVGKSLAEQGLSAGAGMIELGTVSFPDDSPDIWELFDRIEEKKIRKFIE; this is encoded by the coding sequence AGAGGAAGAGCATCTCCGTTGAGGGGACTCTTCCCGGCTGGGTGATGAAGCATGGCGCTCCGCTTATCATACCCAATTTTGACAGGGACGAAGAGGCGCTGGGCTATTACGGAGCCAGCGAGGGGATCAAGTCCTTCATGGGATATCCCGTTGACACGAAGGGTGTCATCATCGTCGACAGCAAGAAGAAATATGTCTTTACCGACAAGGAGAAGAAGATACTTGGCGCCTTCGCTTCTCTCATCCACCAGGAGATCGAGCAGGAAAAGAAGGCCCTTCATACCGAAGAAGCAATTGAAGAGCTTTATGCGGAGAGACGGATCCTGAACCTTCTCTCGGCTCTCAATACGGCGAAGGTCTCGACGGTCGACGTGCTCGAGGAGATCCTGGGCCTTTCGGGAGGGACCTTCTGCTTCATCGGCACGGAGAAGAAGGGACGCCTCGTCATCCAGGATGTTGCCGGCATCGCCGATGGCGACGCCATCAAAAAAGAATGTCACAGAGGGGAAAGCATTGCTTCCGTGGTCCTCGAGGGCGGCAGGGAACTCCTTCTTCCCCATGGCAGCGCTTACCTGCGGGAAAAGCCGCTCTTCTTTCCCAACGAACCGCTGAAAGCGCGACAATTCTTCGGCTTTCCCCTTATTACCGAGGACACGACCTTTGGGGTCATAGGCTTTGTCTCCCTCAATGAAACGGAGTTGAATGAAAGGGCCATCGGCGCGTTGAGAAATCTTTCCTGTCTCCTCTCGCTCTATTTCACAGCCCAGTGGATGCGCGAGCACCTGGACAGGATACGCGATTTCGATCCCGTCACGGGCGCGGTGCAGTTTCCCGTCTTCCTGAACGCCGTCGAGAAGATGGCACTGAAGAACGAGCGGTTCTCCATTCTTTGCGTCAAGCTCGGGAATATGGTCCTTTACAACAGGAAAATGGGCGCCGAGGGTACGAACGACCTGTTGAGGAGGATCTGTCAGGTCATCCGCTATTGCGCCGGGGGCAAGGCGTTTGTGGCCCGCAAGAACGGCGGCCGTTTCTTCGTTCTTCTCAAGGGCGGAGAGACCTTTGAGACGAGGAACATGATGAAGCTCCTTTACCATGCGGTAGGTAAAAGCCTTGCAGAGCAAGGGCTCTCGGCGGGAGCGGGTATGATCGAGCTTGGCACGGTCAGCTTTCCCGACGATTCGCCGGACATCTGGGAGCTTTTCGACAGGATAGAAGAGAAGAAGATACGAAAATTCATAGAATAA
- a CDS encoding (Fe-S)-binding protein: MKDLKELKKIEEFSNQCMKCGFCSFFCPVYQEEKMETSVARGKNYLVKQILAGKQEFTHEMADIIGKCLLCKRCAANCPAKTQIDRVVVAARAQLVKEKGLGAIKNFAFRKVMADRKAFGKYARLMQKFQWMMPTTEGKIKHLPDFVKGLGRRNFPSLSKTFLRDQVKPVYKPQNGEKPKMRVGFFMGCATDFVYPELGLKLIDFLTRHGVEVVVPEDQNCCGAAIYFSGDLETGRMLADLNIKAFKDLNVDYIVTACGTCSSTLKDYQKYLPETEEQKQRYEEFEKKIKDSTEFVIDILKIPPQDFKLKKEFEGKVVTWHDPCHLVRYQNIKDQPRAILKALKGIKYVEMPNADMCCGMGGSFSVYHYDLTKKIAGKKMDGIKATGADIVVTACPGCMINLIDNVLLNKMPQKVHHFLELVE, encoded by the coding sequence GTGAAAGACCTTAAAGAACTTAAGAAAATAGAAGAATTCTCCAACCAGTGCATGAAGTGCGGCTTTTGCAGTTTCTTCTGCCCGGTCTACCAGGAAGAGAAGATGGAGACATCTGTGGCACGCGGGAAGAACTACCTCGTGAAACAGATACTCGCAGGAAAGCAGGAATTCACGCACGAGATGGCGGATATTATAGGAAAGTGCCTTCTGTGCAAGCGTTGTGCGGCGAACTGTCCCGCAAAGACGCAGATAGACCGCGTCGTAGTGGCGGCCCGCGCCCAGCTGGTAAAGGAGAAAGGGCTCGGAGCCATCAAGAATTTCGCATTCCGCAAGGTAATGGCGGACAGAAAGGCCTTCGGGAAGTATGCAAGGCTCATGCAGAAGTTCCAGTGGATGATGCCCACCACGGAAGGGAAGATCAAGCACCTTCCCGATTTCGTGAAGGGCCTTGGAAGAAGGAATTTCCCCAGCCTGTCAAAGACATTCCTGAGAGACCAGGTCAAGCCGGTCTATAAACCCCAGAACGGCGAGAAACCCAAGATGAGAGTCGGTTTTTTCATGGGATGCGCGACCGACTTTGTCTACCCCGAACTGGGTCTCAAGCTTATCGACTTTCTGACCCGGCATGGAGTGGAAGTGGTTGTGCCCGAGGACCAGAATTGCTGCGGCGCCGCCATCTATTTCAGCGGCGACCTTGAGACGGGCCGGATGCTGGCAGACCTTAACATCAAGGCGTTCAAGGACCTCAACGTGGATTATATCGTCACCGCCTGCGGGACGTGCAGTTCCACGCTCAAGGATTATCAGAAATATCTCCCGGAGACCGAGGAGCAGAAACAGCGCTACGAGGAATTCGAGAAGAAGATCAAGGATAGTACGGAATTTGTCATAGATATCCTCAAGATCCCTCCGCAAGACTTCAAATTGAAAAAGGAGTTCGAAGGGAAAGTAGTCACATGGCATGACCCCTGCCATCTTGTCAGGTACCAGAACATCAAAGATCAGCCGAGGGCGATCCTCAAGGCCCTCAAGGGTATTAAATATGTGGAAATGCCTAACGCCGATATGTGTTGTGGAATGGGTGGCTCATTCAGCGTCTACCATTACGATCTGACGAAGAAGATAGCGGGCAAGAAAATGGATGGCATCAAAGCGACCGGTGCGGATATCGTCGTGACCGCTTGCCCAGGATGCATGATCAACCTTATTGATAACGTTTTGCTAAACAAAATGCCGCAGAAGGTGCATCATTTCCTGGAGCTGGTAGAGTAG
- a CDS encoding rod shape-determining protein produces MGFFRKLFGMFSTQLAMDLGTANTLIYMKGEGIVLNQPSVVAIDNNSGKVIAVGREAKEYIGRTPPNISAIRPLKDGVIADFDVAKAMIKYFLKVVSNERKVSKPRMVVGVPSGITQVEKKAVIDACFQVGIRDVHLIEEPMAASIGAGMPIELPRGNMIIDIGGGTTEVAIISLSAVAYSESLRVAGDELDEAIVRYLQKKHQLAIGVIAAEKIKIEGASAFPVDSLSDSINVVGKDLLTSIPRSIKISKEEVREAIEEPVSAILDSVRRALEKLPAEFVSDLNETGIVLTGGGALLKGLGQRIENETGINVIVAEDPLVSVTMGCGKALEDLPKYKKVFIN; encoded by the coding sequence ATGGGTTTCTTTAGAAAATTGTTCGGGATGTTTTCCACGCAGCTTGCCATGGACCTCGGCACCGCCAACACCCTGATATACATGAAGGGAGAAGGCATCGTTCTCAATCAGCCTTCCGTCGTTGCCATTGACAATAATTCGGGGAAGGTTATCGCCGTCGGCAGGGAGGCAAAGGAATACATCGGCAGGACGCCCCCCAATATCAGCGCCATACGACCCCTCAAGGACGGGGTCATCGCGGATTTCGATGTGGCGAAGGCGATGATCAAGTATTTTCTCAAGGTCGTGAGCAATGAGCGAAAAGTGTCGAAACCCAGGATGGTCGTCGGCGTTCCTTCGGGTATCACCCAGGTGGAGAAGAAGGCTGTTATCGATGCCTGTTTCCAGGTGGGCATCCGTGACGTCCATCTCATCGAGGAACCCATGGCGGCATCCATCGGCGCGGGCATGCCCATAGAACTGCCCAGGGGCAACATGATAATCGACATCGGCGGCGGCACGACAGAGGTGGCCATCATCAGCCTTTCCGCTGTCGCATACAGTGAATCCCTCAGGGTTGCGGGCGACGAACTCGACGAGGCCATAGTCCGCTATCTCCAGAAGAAACACCAGCTTGCAATAGGGGTCATCGCTGCCGAAAAGATCAAGATAGAAGGCGCCTCAGCCTTTCCCGTAGATTCCCTGAGCGACTCGATAAACGTTGTCGGAAAGGACCTGCTCACGAGTATACCCCGGAGCATAAAGATATCCAAGGAAGAGGTCCGCGAGGCCATCGAAGAACCCGTTTCGGCCATCCTCGATTCCGTCAGAAGGGCTCTCGAAAAACTTCCCGCCGAATTTGTATCCGACCTCAATGAGACGGGCATTGTGCTGACGGGAGGAGGAGCGCTTCTGAAAGGACTTGGCCAGCGGATCGAGAATGAGACCGGGATAAACGTGATAGTTGCCGAGGACCCGCTCGTATCGGTGACCATGGGCTGCGGCAAGGCCCTGGAAGATTTACCGAAGTACAAGAAGGTCTTTATAAACTAA
- a CDS encoding FAD-linked oxidase C-terminal domain-containing protein, with amino-acid sequence MLKESLISEFQKIVGKDNVLTAPEALKAYSYDGTTSWVKEPDLVVFPTTTDEVSRIMKLANAEKVPVTPRGGGTNVSGGSVPWHGGVVLAMTRMNKIIKIDKENLTATVEPGVVLQDLTLRLMKDGLFFPPDPQSFLGATMGGIISENAGGPACVKYGVTKQYILGIEVVLPTGEVVHLGGRTLKNVVGYDLLHIFISAEGTLGVITSAELKLNPVPLARKTLCVVYDDVAVAGESVYHVLENGVIPDKIELIDNWVINRIEEMMPIGLPKDADACLLFEVDGIPEAVEKEAEKIAEITKKYGAKEVRVAKDADDANKYWMARRAGFAAVFGKAKTVFAEDVTVPRGNIPKLINRCKELAKQYNLEIVVLGHAGDGNLHPAILTDINNKEHYERALKAMDAIIEGAVEFGGVLSGEHGIGLEKQKFMKKVTEPAVIDMMKNIKALIDPNNIMNPGKIWE; translated from the coding sequence ATGTTAAAAGAGTCGTTGATAAGCGAATTTCAAAAGATTGTCGGTAAAGACAATGTACTCACCGCACCTGAAGCGCTCAAAGCCTATTCGTACGACGGAACCACAAGTTGGGTGAAAGAACCGGATCTCGTTGTTTTTCCCACCACTACGGACGAAGTATCGCGGATAATGAAACTCGCCAATGCCGAGAAAGTACCCGTCACCCCGAGGGGCGGCGGCACAAACGTCAGCGGCGGGTCGGTTCCCTGGCATGGCGGCGTTGTCCTGGCTATGACCAGAATGAACAAGATCATCAAGATCGATAAAGAAAATCTCACCGCCACCGTCGAACCTGGTGTTGTGCTCCAGGATCTGACTCTTCGGCTCATGAAAGACGGCCTCTTTTTCCCGCCCGATCCCCAGAGCTTTTTAGGCGCGACCATGGGTGGCATCATATCCGAGAACGCCGGGGGTCCTGCCTGTGTAAAGTATGGTGTGACAAAGCAGTATATTCTGGGTATCGAAGTTGTCCTCCCCACAGGCGAGGTTGTGCATCTCGGCGGCAGGACACTGAAGAATGTTGTTGGTTATGATCTTCTTCATATTTTCATCAGCGCTGAAGGGACTCTCGGAGTTATCACCAGTGCGGAACTGAAACTGAATCCCGTGCCTCTTGCAAGGAAAACACTCTGCGTGGTCTATGACGATGTGGCCGTCGCCGGCGAAAGCGTCTACCATGTTCTCGAGAATGGTGTGATCCCCGACAAGATCGAGCTTATTGACAACTGGGTCATCAACAGGATCGAAGAAATGATGCCCATCGGTTTGCCGAAAGACGCTGATGCCTGTCTGCTCTTCGAGGTTGATGGTATTCCCGAAGCCGTTGAGAAAGAAGCGGAGAAGATCGCCGAGATCACCAAGAAATATGGCGCCAAAGAGGTTCGCGTGGCAAAGGATGCCGATGACGCCAATAAGTACTGGATGGCCCGTCGTGCAGGTTTCGCGGCCGTTTTTGGAAAAGCGAAGACAGTTTTCGCCGAGGATGTCACGGTGCCCCGTGGGAATATTCCCAAACTCATCAACAGATGCAAGGAACTTGCCAAACAGTATAATCTCGAGATCGTTGTTCTCGGTCATGCAGGAGACGGGAACCTTCATCCGGCGATCCTTACCGACATTAACAATAAAGAACATTATGAACGTGCCCTGAAGGCCATGGACGCTATCATTGAAGGCGCGGTGGAGTTCGGTGGCGTACTCTCCGGCGAACACGGGATCGGTCTTGAGAAACAGAAATTCATGAAGAAGGTCACAGAGCCGGCCGTAATAGATATGATGAAGAACATCAAGGCCCTCATCGACCCGAACAACATCATGAACCCGGGCAAGATCTGGGAGTAG
- a CDS encoding adenylate kinase, with amino-acid sequence MRIVLLGAPGAGKGTVAKSLTEFDGSVQISTGDILRNAVKAGSELGKKAKGYMERGELVPDDLIMDIMEVRMKEPDCQKGFLLDGFPRTIPQAEALRKLLEKIGIKLDAAINLDVPTDVILDRLTTRRTCSNPDCQEIYNIKSKPPKADGTCFKCGSPAVQRADETEEAIKQRLATYNEKTAPLIDFYKKEGLLKVISSLSSQEIVEEVKTAVKK; translated from the coding sequence ATGCGTATCGTATTATTGGGAGCGCCGGGAGCCGGCAAGGGTACAGTTGCGAAATCGTTGACGGAATTTGACGGATCGGTGCAGATCTCCACCGGGGACATTTTGCGCAACGCCGTAAAGGCGGGATCCGAACTGGGCAAGAAGGCGAAGGGTTATATGGAACGGGGCGAGCTCGTGCCCGACGACCTCATCATGGACATCATGGAAGTTCGGATGAAGGAACCCGATTGCCAGAAAGGTTTTCTCCTCGACGGTTTTCCAAGGACAATCCCCCAGGCGGAAGCATTGAGGAAGCTTCTCGAGAAGATCGGGATAAAGCTCGACGCCGCCATCAATCTCGATGTCCCGACGGATGTCATCCTCGACAGACTGACCACGAGACGGACATGCTCCAACCCCGATTGCCAGGAGATCTACAACATAAAGAGCAAGCCGCCAAAAGCCGACGGGACCTGTTTCAAGTGCGGTTCCCCCGCAGTTCAGCGCGCCGACGAAACGGAGGAAGCCATCAAGCAGAGACTGGCCACATATAACGAAAAGACCGCTCCTCTCATCGATTTTTACAAGAAGGAAGGCCTCTTGAAGGTCATCAGCTCGTTGAGCAGCCAGGAGATCGTGGAAGAAGTCAAGACGGCGGTGAAGAAGTAA